From Pyxicephalus adspersus chromosome 7, UCB_Pads_2.0, whole genome shotgun sequence, a single genomic window includes:
- the LOC140335238 gene encoding histone H3.3A, producing the protein MARTKQTARKSTGGKAPRKQLATKAARKSAPSTGGVKKPHRYRPGTVALREIRRYQKSTELLIRKLPFQRLVREIAQDFKTDLRFQSAAIGALQEASEAYLVGLFEDTNLCAIHAKRVTIMPKDIQLARRIRGERA; encoded by the exons ATGGCCCGTACAAAGCAAACTGCCCGTAAATCCACTGGTGGAAAGGCTCCCAGGAAGCAGCTGGCTACTAAAGCTGCAAGGAAAAGTGCTCCCTCTACAGGAGGTGTGAAGAAGCCCCACAGATACAG gCCTGGTACTGTGGCTTTGAGAGAAATCAGAAGATACCAGAAGTCCACTGAGCTCCTGATCCGCAAGCTTCCATTCCAGCGTTTGGTGAGGGAAATTGCCCAGGACTTCAAGACTGATCTGAGGTTCCAGAGTGCAGCCATTGGTGCTCTGCAG gAAGCAAGTGAGGCCTACCTGGTTGGTCTCTTTGAAGATACCAACTTGTGCGCCATCCATGCAAAGAGAGTAACAATTATGCCCAAGGACATCCAGCTAGCAAGAAGAATCCGTGGGGAAcgtgcttaa